A stretch of Vicia villosa cultivar HV-30 ecotype Madison, WI unplaced genomic scaffold, Vvil1.0 ctg.001936F_1_1, whole genome shotgun sequence DNA encodes these proteins:
- the LOC131637168 gene encoding uncharacterized protein LOC131637168, with the protein MNVLSWNCRGLGNPSVVLNLKYLIRRYKPNVLFLFETTSYSNKVEDLRYALSFDSCFTVNRIGRSGGIVVFWRESKKCTIQNYSNNHIDMLVEDSINGSWRLTCFYGLPERTRRRESWNLIRNLADSSDLPWCIIGDFNDSLSSAEKKGRTDIPNWLISGFRQAVQDTGLTDVPLEGYSFTWFKSLGTERAVEERLDRAMINLDWGILFPNAKLECLTAASSNHYPLLLRCDSLSIQHSVRRGFKFENVWLTEPGFKEFVCEQWLTGDHEDIIMK; encoded by the coding sequence ATGAATGTATTAAGTTGGAACTGCCGGGGTCTAGGTAACCCGAGTGTAGTTCTGAACCTCAAATACCTCATCCGAAGATATAAACCAAATGTTTTATTTCTGTTTGAAACAACAAGTTATTCTAATAAAGTTGAGGATTTACGTTACGCGTTGAGTTTTGATTCTTGTTTTACGGTCAATCGCATTGGTCGAAGTGGTGGTATAGTTGTGTTTTGGCGTGAATCCAAAAAGTGTACTATCCAAAATTATTCTAATAATCATATTGATATGCTAGTTGAAGATTCTATAAATGGTAGCTGGAGACTCACATGTTTTTATGGGTTACCCGAGCGTACGCGTAGACGAGAATCTTGGAATTTAATTCGCAACCTTGCTGATAGTTCCGATTTACCTTGGTGTATAATTGGAGATTTCAATGATAGTCTTTCTTCTGCTGAAAAAAAGGGCCGAACCGATATACCAAATTGGCTTATTTCTGGGTTTAGACAGGCTGTCCAAGATACCGGACTGACGGATGTTCCGCTGGAAGGTTATTCCTTTACTTGGTTCAAGAGCTTAGGAACGGAAAGGGCTGTTGAAGAAAGACTTGACAGAGCCATGATAAATCTGGACTGGGGTATCCTTTTTCCGAATGCGAAGCTAGAATGTTTGACAGCAGCTTCTTCCAACCATTATCCGCTCCTTCTTAGGTGTGACTCTCTCTCGATTCAGCATTCTGTGCGTAGAGGTTTTAAATTTGAAAACGTGTGGCTCACAGAGCCGGGTTTTAAAGAGTTCGTGTGTGAGCAATGGCTCACTGGTGATCATGAAGACATTATTATGAAATAG